A genomic window from Aethina tumida isolate Nest 87 chromosome 4, icAetTumi1.1, whole genome shotgun sequence includes:
- the LOC109604879 gene encoding zinc finger protein 385D-like, giving the protein MYTVEDMSASIDTKIIENESNNIKNDDNNNNNNNNNNSDKEETNSTLTTTETEDREESEQQATTTTLCCDICNIKVTSSKILQRHLDGRKHKMRSERRGKNYYCELCDITANSETQLNIHLSSSKHKARVIKREYAEFTDLSANSKALWILIFCALCIFLNLLLLFRLYL; this is encoded by the exons ATGTATACGGTGGAAGACATGTCTGCGTCAATCGACACCAAAATTATCGAAAATGAATCAAACAATATCAAAAATGAcgacaataataacaacaacaacaacaacaacaactcgGATAAAGAAGAAACAAACTCGACACTAACAACCACTGAAACCGAGGATCGGGAAGAAAGCGAACAACAAGCGACAACA ACGACTCTTTGCTGCGATATTTGCAACATAAAAGTGACGAGTTCGAAAATCCTGCAAAGACATTTGGACGGTCGCAAACACAAAATGAGGTCGGAACGCCGaggcaaaaattattattgcgaATTGTGCGACATCACCGCCAATTCCGAGACTCAATTGAACATCCATCTGAGCA GCTCGAAACACAAAGCGAGAGTGATCAAAAGGGAATACGCGGAATTCACCGACCTCTCTGCAAACTCGAAAGCATTATGGATCTTGATCTTTTGCGCGTTGTGCATCTTTTTAAACTTGTTGCTTCTCTTCCGATTATACTTGTAG
- the LOC109603043 gene encoding ATP-binding cassette sub-family C member 4-like — protein sequence MDQRRGPDRTINPRKNASILSVITFLYTYDIFKKGFKKELEVDDVYEVLPKFRTRKLGDELESHWNEDKRKNHRPSLYRLTWSRYGKQYLSLGALNVIVQIGFVQLMPQAVGKFVSYFSPTNTLSRNDAFYYGSSIIVLTLLKYLFDYNYQQIIKEFSIKVCTSFSSLLYRKALKLSPEALSDITMGKIVTLLIKDVNTFETAIAFFNDMWNGFVLMGVVTYLIHVRIGYPVFIGMGFVLVCIPFQVFLGKKTSEMRLKCAKKTDDRIQVTQEALSAIKIIKMYTWERFFQNHVTNARRIEIDELKKIFYLKSFSIVLGSVVTHATFCLIILANSWFGKDLDGELVYYILSCFGSLKMFISISIPLGISQSAELVASLTRLDRFMNAPELKRHERRENVEGKAEILMENVAVTLANEEILKSVSLKADKGLTMVTGNVGSGKSTLLKSMLGECSITKGTCSVKGTVSYASQEPWVFPSTVRQNIIFGLPFDEERYFQVLSCCALTFDINLFENGDQTIVGDKGLNLSKGQKARISLARCCYKNSDVYLLDDCLTALDANVGRYVFDRCIKGFLKDKIVIFVSHNPFYLREADNKLVLEEGRTLSLEDQSKRLSKRITRYIDEDRSNKVIRDLRASELMEETDSLLDKNTKPSKDVYEEKQKRGKVDYRVYGRYFKFYGGFWGILMVMTMFVVGQWGVTEGDNQIKKWVNLQANITALKLQSNNDSNNTELRELIANQETAHKSTFDFYMTLTLSVTVILVLRALLHFMLSSRASRKLHDCMVQSLLNSPLQFFDVHFIGNILNRFSKDLCSVDEYIPFLIYELFRVTIHIKRRYQTNRLFVDNMHDSRSDLSDIHREQHVPGTGRNLCFRRLLPAMLLHPDGEESQETGCDYEKSDGGIFERNSRRFEHNQSLRDGTNPERSVRPPHRPVLLLLVHDPMHSEGVQFRHRHYLHRIYGHRHRRILLQQ from the exons ATGGACCAAAGAAGGGGTCCCGACAGAACCATCAACCCCAGAAAAAATGCTTCCATACTATCTGTAATCACCTTTCT TTATACGTACGACATTTTCAAAAAGGGATTCAAAAAGGAATTGGAAGTGGACGACGTGTACGAGGTTTTGCCAAAGTTTAGAACAAGAAAACTGGGCGACGAGTTGGAAAGTCACTGGAACgaagacaaaagaaaaaaccaCAGACCTTCTTTGTACCGACTGACTTGGTCCAGATATGGGAAACAATATTTATCACTTGGTGCTTTAAACGTCATCGTCCAAATTGGTTTCGT GCAACTCATGCCGCAAGCGGTGGGCAAATTCGTCTCGTATTTCTCTCCGACCAACACGTTATCGAGAAACGACGCGTTTTACTATGGTTCCTCGATAATCGTTCTCACCCTCCTCAAATACCTTTTCGACTATAACTATCAACAGATCATCAAGGAGTTTTCGATAAAAGTGTGCACTTCCTTCTCCTCGTTGCTCTATCGGAAAGCCCTGAAACTGAGCCCGGAGGCGCTGTCGGACATCACCATGGGGAAGATCGTCACACTGCTGATCAAAGATGTGAACACATTCGAAACGGCCATCGCTTTCTTCAACGACATGTGGAATGGGTTTGTTTTAATGGGCGTCGTTACTTATTTGATACATGTGCGGATCGGTTATCCCGTCTTTATCGGAATGGGATTCGTGTTGGTTTGCATTCCATTTCAAG TGTTTTTGGGTAAAAAGACGAGCGAGATGCGCTTAAAGTGTGCCAAGAAAACAGACGACCGAATTCAAGTGACTCAGGAAGCTCTGAGTgcgattaaaataataaaaatgtatacgtGGGAACGGTTCTTTCAAAATCACGTGACCAACGCGAGAAG aatagaaatagaCGAATTGAAAAAGATCTTCTACTTAAAATCGTTTTCGATAGTTCTGGGAAGTGTGGTGACACATGCCACCTTCTGTCTCATCATCTTGGCGAACTCGTGGTTCGGGAAGGACTTGGACGGCGAACTggtgtattatattttgtccTGTTTCGGTTCCCTGAAAATGTTCATCAGCATTTCAATTCCTCTCGGAATTAGTCAGTCTGCGGAATTGGTGGCTTCGTTGACCCGACTGGACAGATTTATGAACGCTCCGGAATTGAAACGACACGAAAGGAGGGAAAATGTCGAAGGAAAAGCGGAAATATTGATGGAAAATGTTGCGGTGACGTTGGCTAACGAGGAAATACTAAAATCGGTCTCGTTAAAAGCGGACAAAGGGTTGACGATGGTAACGGGAAACGTAGGAAGCGGCAAGAGTACACTTTTGAAGTCGATGCTTGGAGAGTGTTCGATCACTAAAGGAACATGTTCTGTGAAGGGCACCGTTTCTTATGCTTCACAGGAACCGTGGGTTTTTCCGTCGACGGTTCGACAAAACATCATCTTCGGATTGCCTTTCGACGAAGAGAGGTACTTCCAAGTTCTTTCCTGCTGCGCACTCACTTTTGACATCAATCTCTTTGAGAACGGTGACCAAACGATCGTCGGCGACAAAGGTTTGAATTTGAGCAAAGGGCAAAAGGCCAGGATCAGTTTGGCCAGGTGCTGCTACAAGAACAGTGACGTCTATTTGCTGGACGACTGTTTGACCGCTTTGGACGCCAACGTTGGCAGATATGTGTTCGACAGATGCATAAAGGGTTTCCTCAAGGACAAAATTGTCATATTCGTTTCCCACAATCCGTTTTATCTGCGAGAGGCCGACAACAAGCTGGTCTTGGAGGAAGGCAGGACTCTGTCTCTGGAGGACCAGAGCAAAAGACTGAGCAAACGAATCACGAGGTACATCGACGAAGACAGAAGCAACAAAGTGATAAGAGACCTTCGGGCCAGTGAACTGATGGAGGAAACCGATTCGTTGTTGGATAAAAACACGAAACCTTCGAAAGATGTGTACGAGGAGAAACAGAAACGAGGCAAGGTCGATTACAGAGTTTACGGGAGGTACTTTAAGTTTTACGGAGGCTTCTGGGGAATACTGATGGTCATGACCATGTTCGTCGTTGGTCAATGGGGAGTGACCGAAGGCGACaatcaaataaagaaatgGGTGAATTTACAGGCCAACATTACGGCGCTCAAACTTCAGAGCAACAACGACTCGAATAATACCGAATTACGGGAATTGATCGCCAACCAAGAGACCGCACACAAATCAACCTTTGACTTTTACATGACGCTTACATTGAGTGTCACCGTGATTTTGGTCCTCAGAGCTCTGCTGCACTTTATGTTGTCGTCGAGGGCTTCGAGGAAGTTGCACGATTGCATGGTTCAGTCGTTGCTGAACAGTCCGTTGCAGTTTTTCGACGTGCACTTCATCGGGAACATTTTGAACAGGTTCTCGAAGGATTTGTGTTCGGTCGACGAGTACATTCCCTTTTTGATATACGAACTTTTCAGGGTAACTATCCACATCAAGCGACGTTATCAAACTAACCGTCTGTTCGTAGATAACATGCATGATAGTCGGAGTGACCTATCTGATATCCATCGTGAACAACATGTACCTGGTACCGGCCGCAATCTTTGCTTCCGTCGTCTACTTCCTGCGATGTTACTACATCCCGACGGGGAGGAGTCTCAGGAGACTGGATGCGATTA CGAGAAGTCCGATGGTGGGATATTTGAACGCAACTCTCGACGGTTTGAGCACAATCAGAGCTTACGAGACGGAACAAATCCTGAGAGATCAGTTCGACCGCCACACCGACCTGTTCTCCTCCTCCTGGTACATGATCCAATGCACTCAGAGGGCGTTCAGTTTCGCCATCGACATTATCTGCACAGGATTTATGGCCATCGTCATCGTCGgattcttcttcaacaatg A